A single window of Methanothermobacter marburgensis str. Marburg DNA harbors:
- a CDS encoding Zn-ribbon domain-containing OB-fold protein, which yields MTETVRTWRHIPQRYNLTGSKCLQCGNVFFPSRIICPECRRKGKLEDLKFSGRGKIHSYSVINTPTDEFKDIAPYVVAIVELEEGAKITSQIVDCDPDSIEIGDEVEMVFRKVREEGEDGVISYGFKFRPKN from the coding sequence ATGACAGAAACCGTTAGGACATGGCGCCATATACCCCAGCGCTACAATCTTACAGGTTCAAAATGTCTCCAGTGCGGGAACGTTTTCTTCCCAAGCAGAATAATATGCCCTGAATGCAGACGTAAAGGTAAGCTTGAGGACCTAAAGTTCAGCGGGAGGGGAAAGATACACAGTTACTCCGTGATAAACACCCCAACCGACGAGTTCAAGGATATAGCTCCCTACGTGGTGGCCATAGTTGAACTGGAGGAAGGTGCTAAGATAACAAGCCAGATTGTTGACTGCGACCCTGATTCAATAGAGATAGGCGACGAGGTCGAAATGGTATTCCGCAAGGTGAGAGAAGAGGGTGAAGATGGAGTGATATCATATGGATTCAAATTCAGGCCAAAAAACTAA
- a CDS encoding magnesium transporter: MRITGRLLRTTRLILQSLLTFTVNLSITASRGWVRAFNLFKSFGSFFRGSKRVIGESFVALFICALGDLVAGIFLGKMSPLLESYPGLLVLIPGAIGMRGNIFGALGSRLGSGLHIGTLSPELRKSDVLTENIEATIILTVVMSIFLGFMAWIFCHIFGFRSMGIMDFIVISVAGGIISGAVLLPATVLISLKSYENGWDPDNVTTPLIAASGDLFTLPSIFAALAILEAVRNGIFEWVLFFLFILMGVLGLAMGIKGRYNLRRIIRQSVPVLLLCSALGTTAGMVLNSKLSFILDNPAILALVPLFSGESGDLVSILGARLSSGLHSGIVPATLRPHGEALRNFGIISVLSLIIYPTIGLLAHVVSVSLGIGSLGLERMVLISSLAGYLLTPFLLMVGFYLSSASYRLELDPDNIVIPLSTSMTDPVANTCLVIAIIAVIGL, encoded by the coding sequence ATGAGGATAACAGGAAGATTACTGAGGACGACTCGGCTCATACTACAGTCCCTGCTAACATTTACCGTGAATTTATCCATAACGGCCTCAAGGGGATGGGTCAGGGCTTTTAACCTATTCAAGAGTTTTGGAAGCTTTTTCAGGGGTTCTAAAAGGGTTATAGGGGAAAGCTTCGTCGCACTCTTCATATGTGCCCTGGGGGACCTTGTGGCAGGTATATTTCTGGGTAAGATGTCTCCCCTCCTTGAGTCATATCCAGGCCTACTTGTACTGATACCCGGTGCCATAGGGATGAGGGGTAATATCTTCGGGGCCCTGGGTTCACGCCTCGGTTCAGGTCTGCATATAGGTACCCTTTCACCGGAACTTCGAAAATCAGATGTCCTTACAGAGAACATTGAGGCGACCATAATACTGACCGTGGTTATGTCAATTTTCCTTGGATTCATGGCCTGGATATTCTGCCATATCTTCGGATTTCGAAGCATGGGAATAATGGATTTCATTGTTATCTCTGTGGCCGGCGGAATAATATCAGGTGCCGTCCTTCTCCCGGCAACCGTCCTCATATCCCTCAAGAGCTATGAGAATGGCTGGGACCCTGATAACGTCACAACACCCCTCATAGCAGCTTCAGGCGACCTTTTCACGCTCCCATCAATATTCGCGGCACTGGCCATCCTTGAGGCTGTAAGGAACGGCATTTTTGAATGGGTGCTCTTTTTTCTGTTTATTCTGATGGGTGTTCTGGGCCTTGCGATGGGAATTAAGGGCAGATATAACCTTAGAAGGATCATAAGACAGAGCGTGCCCGTACTTCTCCTCTGCTCAGCCCTGGGAACCACTGCGGGTATGGTCCTAAACAGCAAACTATCGTTTATACTTGACAACCCTGCAATCCTTGCACTGGTACCGCTGTTTTCAGGTGAAAGTGGAGACCTTGTGAGCATACTCGGAGCAAGGCTTTCCTCTGGGCTCCACTCTGGTATAGTCCCTGCAACCCTCAGACCCCATGGAGAGGCCCTCAGAAACTTTGGAATAATATCAGTACTTTCATTGATCATATACCCAACAATCGGGCTTCTGGCTCATGTTGTGAGTGTTTCCCTTGGTATAGGGTCCCTTGGACTTGAGAGGATGGTTCTTATAAGTTCACTTGCAGGGTACCTTCTGACCCCATTCCTTCTTATGGTGGGCTTTTATCTGAGCTCAGCATCCTACAGACTTGAACTGGACCCTGACAACATAGTTATCCCACTGTCGACCAGCATGACCGACCCGGTGGCAAACACGTGCCTTGTAATAGCCATAATAGCAGTTATAGGGCTCTGA
- a CDS encoding potassium channel family protein produces MKNLSELMVDLAYSALLFNSRDAAEEVIKLENKVNRLNYEIKKESLLAARSVEDAEKLTALLEVGEAAESIANSAKDIADLVLKGIKPHPVFKMVMEESDEIIVRVTIDEGSELAGKSLGDLLLATRTGMRIIAIRRGESWIYGPDRNTVLAENDTLIAKGNEAGSELLFALAKGEMTLEDIGCSIE; encoded by the coding sequence ATGAAGAACCTCTCGGAGTTGATGGTGGATCTTGCATACTCTGCCCTCCTGTTTAACAGCAGGGACGCGGCAGAGGAAGTCATAAAACTTGAAAACAAGGTCAACAGGCTTAACTATGAGATAAAAAAGGAGTCACTTCTTGCTGCAAGATCTGTTGAGGACGCCGAAAAACTGACAGCCCTCCTAGAGGTGGGTGAGGCAGCTGAAAGCATAGCAAACTCTGCCAAGGATATCGCTGACCTGGTGCTGAAGGGCATCAAACCCCACCCTGTCTTCAAGATGGTCATGGAGGAGTCCGATGAGATAATAGTCAGGGTGACAATTGATGAGGGATCAGAGCTGGCAGGGAAATCACTGGGAGACCTTTTACTTGCAACCAGAACAGGTATGAGGATCATAGCCATCAGAAGAGGAGAATCCTGGATTTACGGACCCGATAGAAACACGGTACTTGCAGAGAACGATACTCTTATCGCCAAGGGAAACGAAGCAGGTTCAGAACTCTTATTTGCACTTGCAAAGGGTGAGATGACCCTTGAGGATATAGGGTGCAGCATAGAATAG
- the cobJ gene encoding precorrin-3B C(17)-methyltransferase, translated as MIRIIGLGPTRDDITVRALRALEESDVVIGYVRYIKQIEDLLEGKEIIKSGMGSELERVEKAIEKHLEGLNVALVSSGDPGVYGMANVFFQIFDKYSGVEFEVIPGVTAVNYAASHLGAPLHDFAVISLSDILTPLSEIRRKIRAAAGTGLVIALYNPLGKRRKKPFREALEILRSELEPETPVGVVRTENGSPQVSIVALGDLNESLVDMSTTIIVGNVTTYTRDGYMITPRGYAVEAPLHELARKFYEENPYGKDSGPDEKCEFYPCHFEGQNCAFCYCPFYPCGEGSTGGYWIRDKGVWSCQDCRWIHTDEAVECVRRGLKRLISEPDDLTERKKELLKLRRECLMASGGNSSK; from the coding sequence ATGATAAGGATAATAGGACTTGGACCCACAAGGGATGATATAACAGTGAGGGCCCTCCGGGCTCTTGAAGAATCCGATGTTGTCATAGGATATGTTAGGTACATAAAACAGATAGAGGACCTCCTGGAGGGCAAGGAGATAATAAAAAGCGGAATGGGGTCTGAACTTGAGAGAGTGGAAAAGGCCATCGAGAAACACCTTGAAGGTCTCAACGTCGCACTGGTTAGTTCAGGAGACCCGGGTGTCTATGGGATGGCCAATGTATTCTTTCAGATATTTGATAAGTATTCTGGGGTTGAATTTGAGGTTATACCCGGCGTGACCGCGGTCAACTATGCAGCATCCCACCTGGGGGCACCTCTCCATGACTTTGCGGTTATAAGTCTAAGCGACATCCTCACTCCCCTATCAGAGATAAGAAGAAAGATCAGGGCAGCTGCAGGGACGGGACTTGTAATAGCCCTTTATAACCCTCTGGGAAAGAGGAGGAAGAAACCCTTCAGGGAGGCACTTGAAATACTAAGATCTGAACTTGAACCGGAAACTCCCGTGGGTGTGGTGAGGACCGAAAATGGAAGTCCACAGGTGAGTATTGTGGCTCTTGGAGACCTAAATGAATCCCTTGTGGACATGTCCACCACCATCATAGTCGGCAACGTTACAACCTACACAAGGGATGGATACATGATCACACCCCGCGGATACGCGGTTGAGGCCCCACTCCATGAACTTGCAAGGAAGTTCTATGAGGAGAATCCTTACGGCAAAGATTCAGGCCCTGATGAGAAGTGTGAATTCTACCCCTGCCACTTTGAGGGTCAGAACTGCGCATTCTGTTACTGCCCATTCTATCCATGCGGTGAAGGGTCCACAGGGGGCTACTGGATACGGGATAAGGGCGTATGGAGCTGCCAGGACTGCAGATGGATACACACCGATGAGGCTGTTGAGTGCGTCAGGAGGGGTCTTAAGCGGCTGATTTCAGAACCGGATGATTTAACCGAGAGGAAGAAGGAACTTCTCAAGCTTCGAAGGGAGTGCCTCATGGCTTCAGGAGGAAACTCCAGTAAATAA